In the genome of Acidobacteriota bacterium, the window CTACGCCGAGGAAAAATCGCGCGATCATAAAACCGGCAGCCGTCGTCGCTAATGCAGTTGCCATTCCCGCGACTGACCAGACGACCAGGGCAATGGCAAAACCCAGCTTAACGCCAATGCGATCCAGCACGCCGCCCCAAACCAGGAACATGACGGCGTAAGCAACCTGGAACCAGATGACAATCTGGCTGTATTCCGATTCCGTCCAACCAATTTTGGTCTGTAATGCCGGCGCGAGCGTTCCCAAAACCTGCCGGTCAATGTAATTGACGACGGTGGCGAAAAAGAGCAACGCGCAAATGTACCAGCGCAAATGTTTGATCTTGGCGACTGCCGCCGAAGCCGCAGCGCCTACGGTCGTAGCTTGCCGATCCATTGGACCTCCCTAGTTGTTGGACTGATTTTTGTCAGAAAAACAGGTTGTGAAAAAAGCGAAGGAAGCATAGTTGAGCGGTGACACTTGGGCAAGTTGCAAACGAAAAATCACTTACTCCAATCCTATTGACCTGACACTCAATCATTTATTCGATCAGAATTCTCGCTTTCGCACGTGTTCAGAATACTTACAGAACATTTTTTGACATTTACGGACGATTTCACCCAATGTCCTGATATTTAGTGAGCGGTCATTACTTGCGGCCAATTAGTTGTGTATTCCGGCGCACGTCGCTCGTGTCGAGTTTGCCTCTGAGAGGAGGAAGAGTGAGGTCGAGTTGAGGAAAATGCCACAAAGGAAACTGCAGCTATTCACTCCTGGATCCGACGATTTTGCTGGTCCATCGAGGAGCTCCTGAAGCTCGCGCGGGCGCTCATTGAACTGGCGCGCGCCATCAAATCGCCGGTAACGTCGTCAAAAAGGCGACTGATCAGTCCTGTCGCAATGCGACCATGGGGTCTACTTTGGTTGCGCGTCGCGCCGGCAGGTAAGAAGCCAGGAACGCCGTCGCCGCCAGCAGCGCCGTCACACCGACGAACGTCCAAGGATCGAGCGCGCTCACGCCGAAGAGGAGACTGGCGAGCAGCCGTGTCCCCAATCCGGCGCCACCTAACCCGATCCCGATGCCGATTCCCACCAGCAGCGCGCCTTGCCCGACGATCAGCTTGACGATCTCCTTTGCCTCAGCGCCCAGTGCGATGCGAATGCCGATTTCGCGTGTCCGCTGCGCCACCGCATTGGACATCACGCCGAAGATGCCGACGGCGGCCAGCAGTAGCGCCAGAGCGCCGAACCCGCCCAGCGCTGTCGCTGCGAGGCGCGCCGGGCGGAGCGGCAGGTCCATGTGTTCGACCATCGTGCGGGCATCGTAGAGCGGCAGATTCCCGTCCAGCCCACGGATCTCATTGCGAATGGCAGCCATCAGAAGGTTCAAATCGCCTGTGCCGCGGGCAATGAGCGTGACGGCGCTCCTGTAGTTCTGCGCCAGCGGAAGATAGACAAACGGCATGGGTTGTTCAGCCAGGCTGAAGTATTTGCCGTCTTGTGCGACGCCGACGATTTCGATCCATTTCTCAGCGGCTGCCCCCATTTTGAACCGTTTGCCAAGGGGGTTTTCTCCCGGCCAGAAGCGGCGCGCAAAGGCCTCGTTGACAATCGCGACCGGGGGGCTTTGGGCGTCGTCCTGCACGGTGAAGTCGCGGCCCTGCAACAGGCGCGTTTCCATCGTGCGGAAATAATCTGTGCTGATGGAGGTCGTTAACACAATCGGCGCTTGTGTCGCAGCCTTCGGCTCATCGCCCTGAATGAAGATGGAAGTGCCTCCGCCCTCGCCGGAGGTAAGTGGCGCGTGCGGGTTAGCACGGCCTGTAGGCCGGGCAGGCTGCGCACTCTTTCGAGCACCTGTCGCTGAAACTCACGACCGCGCTCACGGTCGTACTGCTGCATCCCCGGATCGAAGGAGACTTCGACGGCCCGCTCAGGATTGAAGCCGGGATTGATCTGTTGTGCGCGCTGCAACCCGCGCAACACCAGCCCCGCGCACAACAGCAGCACGAGCGAAAGAGACAGTTGCGCCACCACCAGCACGTTCCGCAATCGCGAACGACGATAACCGCCTAGGGCGGATTCGTTTTTCAGCGCCGGGATCAGATCCGGTCGAGTGGCTTGCAGCCCCGGAAGCAAACCCAAAAGAACGCCGGTCAGGAGTGACAAGGCGAGCGTGAAGACCAACACGCGCCAGTCCATCTGCAGCTCGATCGGCGTGAACCCAAAAAGTACCGGCATCCTGAACCTCGCGAATTCGACAGCGCCGTAAGCGAGCGCCAGGCCGAGTGCGCTGCCCAGGAGCGCTAATAGCACACTCTCGGTCAATAATTGCCGCAGGACCCGCGTGCGTCCAGCGCCGATGGCCAGCCGAATGGCGATCTCTCGGTGCCGCTCGGACGCGCGCGCCAGCAGCAGATTCACCAGATTCGTACACGCCATCAGCAACACCAGCACGACGACTCCCATCGCCACTGCGGTAAAATTTAAGACGGTGCCGCGCATCGCCGCGCCAAACAGACCCGGCCGTGTAAGAACGACGATCTTGCCCTTGTTCGCCTCCGGATACTCGCGCGCGAGTTGCGCCGCAATCAGATTGAGATCGCTTTCAGCTTGCGCCCAGTTCATCCCTTCTTTCAGTCGTCCGATTGTAGACACGGGAGACGTGCGCCCCTTGAGCGGGCCGCCGTCCACTTCAAGTCCTGGCTTCATCATCATGGGGAACCAGAGTTCCGGCGCGGACGCCAGTTCCGTGCCGCGGAAGTCCGGCGGGGTGACGCCAATGACCGTATAATTCCGCCCGCCAATGAACACACTCCGGCCGATGATCTGCGGATCAGCGCCAAACCGCCGCTGCCAGCAGGGGTAACTCAGCAGCACGACGGGATGCGCGCCCGGCGTGCGGTCGTCTTCCGGTGTGATCACACGACCAAGCGAAGCGCCCACTCCCAGCAAACTGAAATAATTCCCTGTCACGTATGACCCCAAAATCCGCTCGTTGATTCCGTTAGAACTCAGACTCACCGGCGCCCCGCTGTACGCGGCCAGACCGGCCAGCGCTTGGTTACCATCGCGATATTCCTTGTATTCGGGATAACCAATCAACGGAAAGATCCCCCGTCCGGGCGTGCCGAAGTTGAGTGTCACGATTTGTTCAGGCCGCGCAATCGGCAGTGGGCGCAACAAAACGGTGTTCACCAAACTGAAAATCGCCGTGTTCGCGCCGATCCCCAGTCCTAGGGTCAGCACGGCAACGAAGGTAAAGCCGGGCTTCTTCCTCAACATTCGCACACCGTAGCGGATATCCTGCAATAATTCTTCCAACATTCTGAATCCCCACCAGGCACGACTGTCCTCCGTCGCCAGAGCGACGCTGCCAAGCGCGCGATGCGCCGCGTACTGCGCCTCCTTACGCGAAAGCCCGTCGGCCATCTTCTCCTGGGTCTCCATCTCCAAGTGGGCGTTGATCTCTTCCTGTAATTCTCGCTCTGCACGTCCGCGGTTTAATTTCTTGACCACATATTTCAATTCGCTCCACCATCGCATCTTCAGGCCTCCTCTCGATCCGGGTTAAGGATATGGGCGATCGCCTCGGTCAGGCGCTCCCATTTGCTGGTCTCGGTCGTCAATTGTTTCCGGCCGGCGGTAGTCAGACGATAGTACCTGGCGCGGCGGTTATTTTCTGATGTGCCCCACTCGGCGGTGATCAGCCCCCGGCGCTCCAGGCGCTGCAGCGCCGGATAGAGAGAGCCATGGTCCACCCGCAGCACGTCTTGCGAGGTCCGCTCGATGGATTTAGCGATGGCGTGGCCGTGAATCGGGCCGAATAACAAGGTTCGCAAGATCAGCAGGTCGAGCGTACCCTGAAGCATGTCGATCGGTTTGTGTTTTCGCATAAAGTTCTCTAGTGGAATATCTACCCAAAGTATCAGACTCCCTTCGGTAGAATGTCAAGGGAAGCGGAAAGATGGATATTGATCGCGGAGTAGAGAATAGAGAGTTCAGGAAGGCGACGCGCGCCGTGCGAAGTTTGCCATCCCGCCAGTCACGGCGCGCAATCCCGCAAAAAGTAAAGTCAAACGTTTGGTCCAATCATTCCAGGTCCTTTCTCAAGTTTTTTGCACGGCCGATTCCATCTCTTCAAATCCAACATACGAGTAATGCAGCAGTGCACATCACGACTCGGGCAACCGAGTGCATTTTGGTTTTGGTATTGTTCACCGCTTCATGGATGTTTTTGATTTGTTGCTCTGATTGTTTGTTGAAGGCCAAAATCTGCGCCATTTTTGAGACTCCACGGAAATGGCAGGAAGGGAAGCGGGACGCTTTGGAGGATGGGCAGCTAGAATCGCGTCAGCCATTAATCGCGCGGTCATCATCGCGGTTGATTGGTCAGGATGATCGAACGTTGCTGTGTTCGATTCATCCGCAGAAGCAACGGCCAGAGAGTCTTTGACCAAAATCACCAGCCGTTGCCGGAACACTATCGGAACAGTTTTTCTTTCCGACAGCTTCAACCTGGCTCATTCACA includes:
- a CDS encoding ABC transporter permease; the protein is METRLLQGRDFTVQDDAQSPPVAIVNEAFARRFWPGENPLGKRFKMGAAAEKWIEIVGVAQDGKYFSLAEQPMPFVYLPLAQNYRSAVTLIARGTGDLNLLMAAIRNEIRGLDGNLPLYDARTMVEHMDLPLRPARLAATALGGFGALALLLAAVGIFGVMSNAVAQRTREIGIRIALGAEAKEIVKLIVGQGALLVGIGIGIGLGGAGLGTRLLASLLFGVSALDPWTFVGVTALLAATAFLASYLPARRATKVDPMVALRQD
- a CDS encoding ABC transporter permease, which produces MRWWSELKYVVKKLNRGRAERELQEEINAHLEMETQEKMADGLSRKEAQYAAHRALGSVALATEDSRAWWGFRMLEELLQDIRYGVRMLRKKPGFTFVAVLTLGLGIGANTAIFSLVNTVLLRPLPIARPEQIVTLNFGTPGRGIFPLIGYPEYKEYRDGNQALAGLAAYSGAPVSLSSNGINERILGSYVTGNYFSLLGVGASLGRVITPEDDRTPGAHPVVLLSYPCWQRRFGADPQIIGRSVFIGGRNYTVIGVTPPDFRGTELASAPELWFPMMMKPGLEVDGGPLKGRTSPVSTIGRLKEGMNWAQAESDLNLIAAQLAREYPEANKGKIVVLTRPGLFGAAMRGTVLNFTAVAMGVVVLVLLMACTNLVNLLLARASERHREIAIRLAIGAGRTRVLRQLLTESVLLALLGSALGLALAYGAVEFARFRMPVLFGFTPIELQMDWRVLVFTLALSLLTGVLLGLLPGLQATRPDLIPALKNESALGGYRRSRLRNVLVVAQLSLSLVLLLCAGLVLRGLQRAQQINPGFNPERAVEVSFDPGMQQYDRERGREFQRQVLERVRSLPGLQAVLTRTRHLPPARAEALPSSFRAMSRRLRHKRRLC
- a CDS encoding PadR family transcriptional regulator, whose product is MRKHKPIDMLQGTLDLLILRTLLFGPIHGHAIAKSIERTSQDVLRVDHGSLYPALQRLERRGLITAEWGTSENNRRARYYRLTTAGRKQLTTETSKWERLTEAIAHILNPDREEA